In Synechococcus sp. UW69, the following are encoded in one genomic region:
- the gatC gene encoding Asp-tRNA(Asn)/Glu-tRNA(Gln) amidotransferase subunit GatC — protein MSQISSDDVRKVAHLARLDLPEEKIATYTDQLESILEYVGQLQEVDTNGVPETTRAVEVTNVTRADGVQPTPVREEILSQAPQREGDFFRVPKILAD, from the coding sequence ATGAGCCAGATTTCCAGCGACGACGTCCGCAAGGTGGCCCATCTGGCCCGCCTTGATCTGCCCGAGGAGAAAATTGCGACCTACACCGATCAGCTCGAATCGATCCTCGAGTACGTCGGTCAGCTCCAAGAGGTGGACACCAACGGCGTTCCGGAAACCACAAGAGCCGTTGAAGTGACCAATGTCACCCGGGCGGATGGAGTACAGCCAACACCCGTGCGGGAGGAGATTCTCAGTCAGGCGCCCCAGAGGGAGGGGGACTTCTTCAGGGTTCCAAAGATCCTCGCCGACTGA
- a CDS encoding creatininase family protein → MTAATPGPVDSTDTIRLALRSWPEVETYLQDCKGVIIPLGSTEQHGPTGAIGTDALTAEAVALEVGRRTGVLVTPAQAFGMAEHHLGFAGTMSLQPATLLAVLHDLVLSLGRHGFERVFVINGHGGNIATAKAAFAQAHGTATTRNLPVAPQLRCRLANWFMAGPVMRQARDLYGDKEGHHATPSEIAVTLAVEPSLQSKQRPLPDPAPAGPIHGPDDFRRRHPDGRMGSHPSLATAQQGDALLETAATALSEDLRTFLGES, encoded by the coding sequence ATGACCGCTGCAACTCCCGGTCCTGTCGACAGCACGGACACCATTCGTCTGGCCCTGCGCAGTTGGCCTGAGGTTGAGACCTACCTCCAAGACTGCAAAGGCGTGATCATTCCCCTTGGATCCACCGAGCAGCACGGTCCCACTGGAGCCATCGGCACCGATGCCCTCACCGCAGAAGCAGTCGCCCTCGAAGTGGGCCGTCGCACCGGCGTGTTGGTCACCCCAGCCCAGGCCTTCGGCATGGCAGAACACCACCTTGGCTTCGCTGGAACGATGAGCTTGCAACCAGCCACACTTCTGGCCGTTCTGCATGACCTGGTGTTGTCCCTGGGGCGACATGGCTTTGAAAGGGTGTTTGTGATTAATGGCCACGGCGGCAACATTGCAACAGCCAAAGCAGCTTTTGCCCAGGCCCACGGCACTGCCACAACCCGAAATCTTCCGGTCGCCCCCCAACTGCGTTGTCGTCTGGCCAACTGGTTCATGGCCGGACCCGTGATGCGCCAGGCCCGCGATCTCTATGGCGACAAAGAAGGGCATCACGCCACACCGAGCGAAATCGCTGTCACCCTCGCTGTGGAGCCCAGTTTGCAGAGCAAGCAGCGTCCACTGCCCGACCCCGCCCCGGCAGGTCCGATTCACGGACCAGATGATTTCCGGCGCCGTCACCCCGATGGACGCATGGGGTCTCATCCCTCCTTGGCCACTGCCCAGCAGGGTGATGCCTTGCTGGAGACAGCCGCCACCGCGCTGAGCGAGGATCTGCGCACGTTCCTCGGCGAGTCATGA
- a CDS encoding queuosine precursor transporter, which produces MDSNLQARRDGVFLLLAGLFLGTLGMLNILGLTRFLQLGSIGGWPIVVAVGALPYPITFLCTDLISEIWGEQKANQVVWVGLLLNGWVMLILWLGGVLPAMSGSDDSTFRTIQQLSFGSVGASMVAYLTAQFVDVRLFHFWKQRTKGKALWLRNNGSTLVSQLVDTSAVVLISHYGAHVLPVQPERSVLPQLISFIGSGYLFKVLAALSDTLPFIWLTAWLRGWLDIPGEGRELTTETKSAMH; this is translated from the coding sequence TTGGACAGCAACCTCCAGGCACGGCGTGATGGGGTGTTTCTGTTGCTGGCCGGCCTGTTCCTGGGGACCCTGGGCATGCTCAACATCCTTGGGCTGACCCGATTCCTTCAACTTGGCAGCATTGGAGGCTGGCCGATCGTGGTAGCCGTTGGCGCACTGCCCTATCCGATCACCTTCCTCTGCACCGATCTGATCAGCGAAATCTGGGGTGAGCAGAAAGCCAATCAAGTGGTCTGGGTCGGGCTGCTGCTCAACGGCTGGGTGATGCTGATTCTCTGGCTGGGAGGGGTGCTGCCAGCCATGAGCGGAAGCGACGACAGCACCTTCCGCACCATTCAGCAACTCAGCTTCGGTTCAGTGGGCGCCTCGATGGTGGCCTATCTCACGGCGCAATTCGTGGATGTGCGGCTCTTCCACTTCTGGAAACAGCGCACCAAAGGCAAAGCCCTCTGGCTGCGCAACAACGGTTCCACCTTGGTGAGTCAGCTGGTGGACACCAGTGCCGTGGTGCTGATCAGCCATTACGGCGCCCATGTGCTGCCTGTGCAACCGGAACGGTCCGTGCTGCCGCAGCTGATCAGCTTCATCGGCAGCGGCTACCTGTTCAAGGTGCTGGCGGCGCTGAGCGACACCCTGCCGTTCATCTGGCTCACGGCATGGCTGAGGGGGTGGCTCGACATTCCCGGAGAAGGACGCGAACTCACAACAGAAACCAAGTCAGCGATGCATTAG
- a CDS encoding DNA-3-methyladenine glycosylase yields MAASRQAVIDFVSLPLSFFARPAQIVGPELVGCRLVKRQDDGRLLWGVIVETEAYSQDDPACHGYRRRTPQNETLFGEPGRFYVYVSYGIHHCVNVVTDRGGWANGVLLRAVALPDEPERIAAGPGLLARRFGLDRSDDSCPVTGEHEVWMALRSDTFASQDLVTTTRIGISQGAATPWRWYLRSSRSVSRRARGDRMPPKAQCWTPSLEQPS; encoded by the coding sequence GTGGCCGCCAGCCGGCAGGCTGTCATCGATTTCGTTTCGCTTCCGCTCAGTTTCTTTGCGCGACCAGCTCAGATCGTGGGTCCTGAATTAGTTGGTTGTCGGTTGGTAAAACGCCAAGACGATGGACGCCTTCTCTGGGGCGTGATCGTGGAAACAGAGGCGTATTCCCAGGACGACCCCGCCTGTCATGGTTATCGGCGCAGGACGCCTCAAAACGAAACCCTGTTCGGTGAGCCAGGGCGGTTTTATGTGTATGTGAGCTACGGCATTCACCACTGCGTGAACGTGGTCACCGATCGGGGGGGATGGGCCAACGGTGTGTTGCTGCGCGCGGTGGCCCTTCCTGATGAACCGGAGCGGATCGCGGCAGGCCCCGGTTTGCTCGCGCGACGTTTTGGGCTTGATCGCAGTGATGACAGTTGTCCGGTGACGGGCGAACATGAGGTGTGGATGGCCCTGAGGTCAGACACGTTTGCCAGCCAGGATCTTGTGACAACAACGCGGATCGGCATCTCCCAGGGCGCAGCAACCCCGTGGCGCTGGTATCTGCGGAGTAGTCGCAGTGTCAGCAGGCGAGCCCGGGGTGATCGCATGCCGCCCAAGGCACAGTGCTGGACGCCATCGCTGGAGCAACCTTCATGA